The Gloeobacter morelensis MG652769 genome contains the following window.
GGTGAAATCGATTCGGCCACCCGCAACGCGTTGCGCAGGTTCGCCTCCGAGCGGCCCACCATCGAACCGTCGTAGACCCGGCCGATGTCCAGGCGCAGCAGCGGCAACCCCCACAGCCTCGCAGTGGTCTTGGCGATCAGCGACTTGCCGCAGCCGGGCACCCCCAGGATGAGCATGCCTTTGGGTTGGGGTAGGCCGTACTGGCGGGCGCGCTCGGTGAAGGCGTCGGAGCGCTGGGTGAGCCAGCGCTTCAGTTCGGCTAGTCCGCCGACCGAATCGATGGTGTCGTCGAATTCGAGGTATTCGAGGATGCCGTTGCGCTTGATGATTTGTTTTTTTTCGGAGAGGACGATGTCGACTTCGGTTTCGGTGAGTCTTCCGGAGACGACTTCGGCTTTGCGGTAGACCTTGTCGGCTTCGTCCTTGGTGAGTCCCAGGGCGGCCTTGAGCAGTTTCTCGCGCCCCTCGGTACTCAGGCTGCCACCGCTGCCGAGAGCTTGGCTGAGGTGCTCGTTGAGCACCGCATTCAACTCGCTGAGTCCCGGAAGGGGAAATTCGACGACGACGACCTCTTTTTCCAACTCGGCTGGGATCTGCTGGATGGGCGACATGAGCACGAGGGCTTTGTCGCTGCCCTTGAAGCTGGCTACAGCATCGCGCAGCCAACGCTTGACCGGCGCCAGGTCGATGAATGGGTGCAGATCCTTGAAGATGAAGATGCCCGGCTCGCCTCGCCGCACCACCCACTCGATGGCCGCCTCGGGGGAAACGGTGTTGTGCTGGGCGGGCGCCCGCGCCGACCCGTATTCGACGATGCCGTGGGTGAGGGTCCAGACAAAAAGCTGGCGCGGCGGCTCGATTTGGGAGATGGCGGCGATGGCTTGCTCGGCGCGCTCCTCCTCAGAAGTCAGCAAGTAGATAAGGGGATAGCGGGCCTCAAACAAGACTTCGAGTTCATGCACGAGAATCGCCACCTTTGGGAAGCAGAAAGGGCTCGGTAATCAAGACAACCTTGGCCCCTCTATTCTCCCCCGGATTACTCCGCTCGCCGCTTCCCGTCTTCGTTGCCCATGAGGTAGGCAATGTTGACCAGCTGCTTGATCACTCCGGTAAGCTGTAAACTGACGAGCGGGTCAAGCTGTTCTGTGACGCCAAGCACGAAGCGCTCCGAAGAAATCAGCAGCGGCTCCGGTGCCTGGGCGATCGTAGGACTATCCATAGGTATTTCCTGTAGTGATGTTTTGTCTGCGCCGACAGGTGCCAGGCACTCTATCGGTTTGTCGGCGGGA
Protein-coding sequences here:
- a CDS encoding AAA family ATPase, with amino-acid sequence MAILVHELEVLFEARYPLIYLLTSEEERAEQAIAAISQIEPPRQLFVWTLTHGIVEYGSARAPAQHNTVSPEAAIEWVVRRGEPGIFIFKDLHPFIDLAPVKRWLRDAVASFKGSDKALVLMSPIQQIPAELEKEVVVVEFPLPGLSELNAVLNEHLSQALGSGGSLSTEGREKLLKAALGLTKDEADKVYRKAEVVSGRLTETEVDIVLSEKKQIIKRNGILEYLEFDDTIDSVGGLAELKRWLTQRSDAFTERARQYGLPQPKGMLILGVPGCGKSLIAKTTARLWGLPLLRLDIGRVYDGSMVGRSEANLRNALRVAESISPVILFIDEVDKAFAGAGGSSDSDGGTSMRIFGSFLTWMQEKTSPVFVMATANRVERLPSEFLRKGRFDEIFFVDLPSDTERQEIARIHLSKRRDDVSGFDIAELSSSCEGYSGAEIEQGLVAAMYGAFAQNREFNQFDILAAFKSTSPLSQTMTEQVSALRKWAKHRARPADSMSADYRRMEF